GTCGCGCGGCGGCAAGGGCGTCATCAACATGAAGGCCAACTCCAAGGTCGGCAAAGTCGTCAGCATCCAGCTCGTCGACGACACCACCGAGATGATGGTCATCAGCCAGTTCGGCAAAATCATCCGCATCGACACCAAGAGTGTCCGCGCCGCCGGCCGCTCCACCTCCGGCGTCCGCCTCCTGAATCTCGAGGCCGACGACAAGGTCGCCAGCGCCACCGTCATCCCACC
This Acidobacteriaceae bacterium DNA region includes the following protein-coding sequences:
- a CDS encoding DNA gyrase C-terminal beta-propeller domain-containing protein, giving the protein SRGGKGVINMKANSKVGKVVSIQLVDDTTEMMVISQFGKIIRIDTKSVRAAGRSTSGVRLLNLEADDKVASATVIPPEDPKTNGENGTLVQ